Proteins from one Penicillium digitatum chromosome 2, complete sequence genomic window:
- a CDS encoding Endochitinase 2 translates to MMFKSFAAVSVLSLFVSSAVALDASLKNNVAVYYGQGYDQPRLKHFCEQTTSDIINIGFINQFPKHVGDYPGSNFANQCDGSFFSGTGLLSGCHQIWQDIPSCKAAGKTLLLSIGGGSATTESLPDDATGEWFADFLWYSFGPYNQSISSLGWTENMLGLIYPRPFLTSSVDGFDFDIEYNGGVGYAAMINRLRLHFSTSTEQTYYISGAPQCPIPDAQLSDALTKSHFDFLWVQFYNTQGCSAADYVHGTGKFNFDDWVGVIEKSVNPNAKLFIGLPASESAARPGFYLTPDEVQPLVKTYMDKHPKHFGGVMLWEATAGDNNLIDGTPYTEHIKDILYDCAPPPPAPPSTTSTAVSSSSSVASSSSVASSSSVASSSSVASSSSVASSSSVASSSSVASSSSVASSSSVASSSSVASSSSVASSSPAASSRPAASSSSVASSSTPVISAETSSASISSSSVTPGGSAPSGNPVPQPSTTGKPSHGSHGHGHGHGHGHGHGSHTHTHAHTDTHTVPSATPLFSGHSSSTAFDSSTTDSGASFTGEGVIPTGIPSSSDETSGSSKPTSGNIIGSSKPSGVKTTGGSNPTGSEPTTAPAGITTTPSVTGLPSSLTPGTTTTIIVTSYVDICPAGFTTITTTITKTWCPGNSATATPTGAAEMTAPTSGPATSTASIPEGWTTTVTVCTHCAATPTTVTLTKPVATATTTEVVSQPTVSSVPEGFTTTETFCKHCGPTGSTVTLTIPAPTATATATVPGSGSTPGSGSASNPSSSSSSSSGTGSSGNSSGSGSASNPGSGSSSGSGSTGEVKVPGVAPVVPSSSTKPTPSNGAEGFHAGRPSSSVVFRPLPSRTAASTVATAATNTPAVPTNNSEGVSPVFTGASPRANVTGFLGVILTVALSMLMML, encoded by the exons ATGATGTTCAAATCTTTTGCCGCCGTGTCAGTCCTGTCACTCTTTGTATCCTCTGCTGTTGCTCTCGATGCCAGCCTGAAGAATAATGTTGCCGTCTACTACGGACAAGGCTACGACCAACCCCGGCTCAAGCATTTCTGTGAACAGACCACGTCGGACATCATCAACATCGGGTTTATCAATCAATTCCCCAAACATGTGGGCGACTATCCTGGTTCCAACTTTGCCAATCAGTGTGATGGTTCCTTTTTCTCCGGTACAGGACTGCTTAGTGGCTGCCACCAGATTTGGCAGGATATCCCCAGTTGCAAGGCGGCTGGCAAGACGCTCCTGCTGTCCATCGGTGGTGGTAGTGCCACAACCGAGTCTCTCCCAGACGACGCCACCGGTGAATGGTTTGCGGATTTCTTGTGGTACTCCTTCGGTCCTTATAATcaatcaatttcttcattGGGTTGGACCGAGAACATGCTTGGTCTGATCTACCCACGCCCATTCCTCACTTCCTCGGTCGATGGATTCGATTTTGATATCGAGTACAACGGTGGAGTTG GATACGCTGCAATGATCAATCGTCTGCGTTTGCATTTCAGCACGAGCACCGAACAAACCTACTACATCTCCGGCGCGCCCCAGTGCCCCATTCCTGATGCTCAGCTAAGCGACGCTTTAACCAAGTCGCACTTCGATTTCCTCTGGGTTCAGTTTTACAATACCCAGGGGTGCTCTGCTGCAGACTATGTCCACGGCACCGGCAAGTTTAACTTCGATGACTGGGTCGGTGTCATCGAGAAGAGTGTCAACCCCAATGCGAAGCTATTCATCGGTCTTCCTGCATCCGAAAGTGCCGCTAGACCTGGATTCTATCTGACCCCTGACGAGGTACAGCCCCTTGTCAAGACGTACATGGACAAGCACCCCAAGCATTTCGGTGGCGTCATGCTCTGGGAGGCCACAGCCGGCGACAACAACCTCATTGACGGGACACCATACACTGAGCACATTAAGGATATCCTGTACGATTGtgctcctcctccccctgcccCGCCTTCTACCACTTCCACGGCGGTCTCTTCTTCCAGCTCGGTGgcctcttccagctcggtggcctcttccagctcggtggcctcttccagctcggtggcctcttccagctcggtggcctcttccagctcggtggcctcttccagctcggtggcctcttccagctcggtggcctcttccagctcggtggcctcttccagctcggtggcctcttccagctcggTGGCCTCTTCCAGCCCTGCAGCCTCTTCTCGGCCCGCAGCCTCTTCTAGCTCGGTGGCCTCTTCTAGCACACCTGTTATCTCCGCCGAGACTTCCTCTGCAAGCATCTCTAGCAGCTCCGTCACACCTGGGGGTTCAGCTCCATCGGGGAACCCCGTTCCCCAACCCTCCACCACTGGAAAGCCGTCCCACGGCTCGCACGGCCATGGACACGGCCATGGACATGGACATGGACATGGCTCCCACACACACACCCACGCCCACACTGATACCCACACGGTTCCAAGCGCCACTCCTCTGTTCTCAGGCCACTCTTCCAGCACTGCCTTTGACTCTTCTACGACTGATTCTGGCGCCTCTTTCACTGGGGAAGGTGTAATCCCGACCGGTATCCCGTCTTCCAGCGACGAGACTTCTGGAAGTTCCAAACCTACCAGCGGCAACATTATCGGCAGTTCCAAGCCTAGCGGTGTCAAAACTACTGGCGGCTCCAACCCTACTGGTAGCGAACCCACCACAGCTCCCGCTGGAATCACCACAACTCCCTCCGTGACTGGCTTGCCTTCCTCTTTAACTCCGGGTACCACGACAACTATCATCGTGACCTCCTACGTTGACATTTGCCCAGCTGGCTTTACCAccatcaccaccaccatTACCAAGACATGGTGCCCTGGTAACTCCGCCACCGCTACCCCAACCGGCGCCGCCGAGATGACTGCTCCTACTTCTGGCCCTGCCACTTCCACTGCCTCGATCCCAGAAGGCTGGACTACGACTGTGACTGTTTGCACCCACTGCGCTGCTACTCCGACGACTGTGACCCTCACCAAGCCCGTTGCCACtgccaccaccaccgaggTTGTGTCGCAGCCCACTGTCTCTTCGGTGCCTGAGGGCTTCACTACCACCGAGACTTTCTGCAAGCATTGTGGTCCCACCGGTAGCActgtcaccctcaccatcCCGGCTCCCACTGCCACTGCCACTGCCACTGTTCCTGGCTCTGGCTCTACACCAGGCTCTGGCTCCGCCTCCAAccccagctccagctccagctccagctctgGCACTGGCTCTTCTGGAAATAGTTCCGGCTCTGGCTCCGCGTCCAACCCCGGCTCCGGTTCcagctctggctctggctctACGGGCGAAGTTAAAGTGCCTGGTGTTGCACCCGTGGTGCCCTCTTCTTCCACCAAGCCCACTCCTAGCAATGGAGCCGAAGGATTCCACGCCGGTAGACCGTCGTCTAGCGTTGTCTTCCGCCCCTTGCCCTCGCGCACTGCTGCGTCTACCGTCGCAACTGCTGCCACGAACACACCCGCAGTGCCCACCAACAACTCCGAGGGCGTATCCCCGGTCTTTACCGGTGCATCCCCACGTGCCAATGTGACTGGCTTCCTCGGTGTCATCCTCACCGTCGCTCTTTCCATGCTCATGATGCTGTGA
- a CDS encoding Carboxylesterase, type B: MSFFLRTLSLTATAMALVVPQSHVCRSPPTSPSVTIAQGVINGFSQNDTSVFLGIPFAETTAGENRWKAPKPVGSFPNGHLEATAYGPSCAQAMSGTAITHQSEDCLNLNIWTPGQGVNLPVFVYIYGGAMVTGGSSNAQWQGYNFARNDVIYVNFNYRESIYASPNAPELQGESQNFGIMDVELALEWIHNNIEAFGGDKSRIVLGGHSSGGVHVDHYLWNHPDTFLAGAIEMSANAESGPAYAPAGVALKQVVQDMLDAGVTLGCTAEDYSLECLRAADTYAFQTSYFNSTSNTWFSPSVDEITRFSNYADRFAKGSYPKSLPMIVGNSDQEGEIFGYVYGSENTNFSSWIRTFDADIAFVPTDQLLAAYNEADYASVSLMSGASYGDARFLCATDALLDLRAAEQPTWIYRWFGDYSNVLPIPNLGPSHGSEVPFFHGGNECFSLLDGVTDAEQQLADYLHARFVAFIKNPSAGPGWEKAQPVNGPLARLGVPGHEEETVVSTTGAYNGRCQKVYKPNYPKYPVVQNPVLLAGSV; this comes from the exons ATGAGTTTCTTCCTTCGCACCTTGAGCCTGACGGCTACGGCTATGGCTTTGGTGGTGCCACAGTCCCATGTATGCCGATCCCCACCTACTTCTCCCAGCGTCACCATCGCGCAAGGTGTCATCAACGGCTTTTCCCAGAATGATACCTCGGTCTTTCTAGGCATTCCCTTTGCCGAGACTACTGCTGGCGAGAACCGCTGGAAGGCCCCTAAGCCCGTCGGCTCGTTCCCCAATGGTCACTTGGAGGCCACTGCATATGGACCATCCTGTGCCCAGGCAATGTCTGGCACGGCAATCACCCACCAGAGTGAGGATTGCCTCAACCTCAACATTTGGACCCCAGGCCAGGGTGTCAATCTTCCTGTGTTTGTTTACATCTATGGTGGTGCCATGGTCACCGGCGGCAGCAGCAACGCCCAATGGCAAGGGTACAACTTTGCCCGTAATGATGTCATCTACGTGAACTTCAATTACCGCGAGAGCATCTATGCCTCGCCCAATGCGCCTGAGCTGCAGGGAGAGTCCCAGAACTTTGGAATCATGGACGTGGAGCTGGCCTTGGAGTGGATTCACAACAACATTGAGG CTTTCGGTGGTGACAAGTCGCGCATCGTGCTGGGTGGCCATTCATCTGGCGGAGTGCACGTTGATCACTATCTGTGGAATCACCCCGATACCTTCCTGGCCGGTGCGATCGAGATGTCTGCTAACGCCGAATCTGGTCCTGCCTATGCACCCGCCGGTGTCGCGCTGAAGCAGGTGGTTCAGGATATGCTGGATGCCGGCGTGACTCTGGGCTGCACGGCTGAAGACTACAGTCTGGAGTGCCTGCGTGCGGCGGATACTTACGCCTTCCAGACGAGCTACTTCAACTCGACCTCTAACACCTGGTTCTCACCGTCGGTGGACGAGATCACCCGCTTCTCCAACTACGCCGACCGCTTCGCTAAGGGTTCCTACCCAAAATCGCTGCCGATGATCGTCGGCAACTCCGACCAGGAGGGCGAGATCTTCGGCTACGTTTATGGCAGCGAGAACACCAACTTTTCATCCTGGATTCGCACTTTTGATGCCGACATTGCCTTCGTGCCCACGGACCAGCTCCTGGCCGCCTACAACGAAGCTGACTACGCCTCGGTTTCCCTGATGAGCGGTGCCTCTTACGGCGACGCACGCTTCCTCTGCGCGACTGACGCCCTGTTGGACTTGCGCGCCGCCGAGCAACCCACCTGGATCTACCGCTGGTTCGGCGACTACTCGAATGTCCTGCCGATCCCCAATCTCGGGCCCTCGCACGGCAGCGAGGTGCCCTTCTTCCATGGTGGCAATGAGTGCTTCTCGCTGCTGGATGGCGTGACCGATGCGGAGCAGCAGCTGGCGGACTACCTGCACGCCCGCTTTGTCGCCTTCATCAAGAACCCCAGCGCTGGGCCTGGCTGGGAGAAGGCCCAACCTGTGAATGGTCCTCTGGCACGCTTGGGTGTTCCTGGGCATGAGGAGGAGACCGTGGTGAGCACGACTGGCGCGTATAACGGTCGCTGCCAAAAGGTCTACAAGCCCAACTACCCCAAGTACCCCGTGGTGCAGAACCCTGTTTTGCTGGCCGGGAGTGTCTGA